Proteins encoded in a region of the Synechococcus sp. BIOS-U3-1 genome:
- a CDS encoding oxidoreductase, whose amino-acid sequence MGWTIDDIPDLRGRIALVTGANSGLGLETTRALLRSGATVLMACRSRRKGEAARAELLELGSSGVDLLDLDLADLDNVDACCREVQSRYERLDLLINNAGLMAPPRLLSQQGHEMQFAVNHLGHFALTQALLPLMEGREQARVVTVTSGAQYFGKIAWDDLSSEQNYDRWKAYGQSKLANVMFAVELNQRLEQSGSTVRSLAAHPGLAKTNLQPLSVASSGAWQEALAYRLMDPLFQSAAEGALPQLLAATSPSAKGGEHYGPSQFGGLRGAPKQQPVARAARNQDQRSRLWAISAELIQTRSAAV is encoded by the coding sequence ATGGGCTGGACCATCGACGACATCCCTGACCTGCGAGGACGGATCGCTCTCGTTACGGGGGCCAATAGTGGTCTCGGCCTCGAGACCACGCGGGCCTTGCTTCGGTCAGGAGCAACTGTGTTGATGGCCTGTCGCAGCAGGCGCAAAGGAGAGGCGGCACGCGCCGAACTGCTGGAGCTGGGGTCTTCTGGCGTCGACCTGCTCGACCTGGACTTAGCTGATCTTGACAACGTCGATGCCTGCTGCCGAGAAGTGCAATCGCGCTACGAGCGATTGGATCTTCTGATCAACAACGCCGGACTGATGGCGCCTCCCCGTCTGCTGAGCCAACAGGGCCATGAAATGCAGTTCGCTGTGAATCACCTTGGCCACTTCGCGCTGACCCAGGCCCTTCTGCCTCTGATGGAGGGCCGTGAGCAGGCGCGAGTTGTCACCGTCACCTCAGGAGCGCAATATTTCGGCAAGATCGCTTGGGACGACCTGAGCAGTGAACAGAACTACGACCGCTGGAAGGCTTACGGCCAGAGCAAGTTGGCCAACGTGATGTTTGCAGTGGAATTGAATCAGCGTCTCGAGCAGTCGGGAAGCACCGTGAGATCGCTGGCAGCCCATCCAGGCCTGGCGAAAACGAATCTTCAACCACTATCCGTGGCATCCAGTGGTGCCTGGCAGGAAGCCCTGGCTTACCGATTGATGGATCCCCTGTTCCAGAGCGCAGCCGAGGGGGCACTGCCGCAGCTATTGGCGGCAACATCCCCATCCGCAAAAGGTGGGGAGCATTACGGTCCCAGTCAGTTTGGAGGACTGCGTGGTGCTCCCAAACAGCAGCCTGTGGCTCGCGCCGCTCGCAACCAGGACCAGAGATCCCGTCTTTGGGCAATCAGTGCCGAACTGATCCAAACCAGAAGCGCAGCGGTATGA
- a CDS encoding Fur family transcriptional regulator codes for MEQPGSTGTQRQQLLLEELHKSQSEMTGQQLHRCLEGQPGAMGLATVYRNLRKLHQQGKVRCRHLPTGEALYAPVDRDEHHLTCVSCGSTQILQLCPIHELKVKAPETENFKLIFHTLEFFGLCNRCHTKD; via the coding sequence ATGGAGCAGCCAGGATCCACAGGGACGCAACGGCAGCAATTACTGCTGGAAGAATTGCATAAGAGTCAGTCCGAAATGACCGGCCAGCAGCTCCATCGGTGTCTGGAGGGGCAACCAGGTGCCATGGGACTTGCAACGGTTTATCGCAATCTGCGCAAACTCCATCAACAGGGCAAGGTGCGCTGCCGGCATCTGCCGACAGGTGAAGCGCTCTATGCACCCGTGGATCGAGATGAGCACCATCTCACCTGCGTGAGCTGCGGCAGCACTCAGATCTTGCAGCTCTGCCCGATTCATGAATTGAAAGTGAAGGCTCCAGAAACGGAGAACTTCAAGCTGATCTTTCACACGCTGGAATTCTTTGGGCTCTGCAACAGATGCCATACCAAGGACTGA
- a CDS encoding DUF1651 domain-containing protein, whose amino-acid sequence MPNRNRITQEAPVKSGGEGWLVNGAQKLLVQFKPDTPSAQEQWVSVRTYGWVPPHPPEPQSRRRMLRQNAIEAWEMMIKTGWRRCSPPVH is encoded by the coding sequence ATGCCAAACCGCAATCGGATCACCCAAGAAGCTCCAGTGAAGTCGGGAGGAGAGGGTTGGTTGGTCAATGGTGCACAAAAGCTGCTGGTGCAGTTCAAACCCGACACACCATCAGCCCAGGAGCAGTGGGTCTCCGTCAGAACCTACGGATGGGTGCCACCACATCCCCCCGAGCCTCAGTCACGACGACGAATGCTCAGGCAAAACGCCATCGAAGCTTGGGAGATGATGATCAAGACGGGTTGGCGACGCTGCTCACCGCCAGTCCACTAG
- a CDS encoding chlorophyll a/b-binding protein: MTATTLQAPTGLVTHDLEGHDNVYAKEPRMELAGPDAGWGFHERAEKLNGRLAMLGVMAAIATELISGEGLLHTIGL, encoded by the coding sequence ATGACAGCCACAACACTTCAGGCACCCACTGGACTGGTGACTCATGATCTTGAAGGTCACGACAACGTCTACGCCAAGGAGCCACGTATGGAACTTGCAGGACCTGACGCAGGCTGGGGATTCCACGAACGGGCGGAGAAGTTGAACGGTCGCCTAGCCATGCTCGGGGTTATGGCTGCGATCGCAACAGAGTTGATCAGTGGCGAAGGGCTCCTCCACACCATTGGTCTTTAA
- a CDS encoding AAA family ATPase, translated as MTADLTMRIAISGSHSLGKSTLVWDWVKRHPQYTREEEPFRALDSEMYDIRFRQESNRLHNGIQMYYNASRVNLYSSINDCVIFDRAPVDYIAYSQYTADKEATDIDDAFVAAMVPRVRETLQRLDLLVFIPMTDRWPVELEDDGIRPVDLPYRAEVDALFKQIYRDERFSVIPEMNRPKLIELWGSRGQRLERLQQAAASCIP; from the coding sequence TTGACCGCCGATCTCACCATGCGCATCGCCATCAGTGGATCCCACTCTCTCGGCAAAAGCACCTTGGTCTGGGATTGGGTGAAACGGCATCCCCAATACACACGTGAAGAAGAGCCGTTTCGCGCCCTCGATAGCGAAATGTATGACATCCGATTTCGGCAGGAAAGCAACCGCCTTCACAACGGCATACAGATGTATTACAACGCTAGTCGCGTGAATCTTTATTCCTCAATCAACGACTGCGTGATATTCGACCGTGCTCCGGTGGATTACATCGCATACTCGCAATACACAGCTGACAAGGAAGCAACAGATATTGATGATGCATTTGTGGCAGCAATGGTGCCAAGAGTCAGGGAAACTCTGCAACGGCTTGACCTCTTGGTCTTTATTCCCATGACGGATCGCTGGCCAGTGGAGCTGGAGGATGACGGCATCAGACCTGTCGATCTTCCCTACCGAGCAGAGGTGGATGCGCTCTTTAAACAGATCTACCGAGATGAACGCTTCTCAGTCATACCGGAAATGAATCGGCCGAAGCTGATTGAGCTCTGGGGCTCCCGTGGCCAAAGGCTAGAGCGACTCCAGCAAGCAGCCGCGTCATGCATACCCTGA
- a CDS encoding chlorophyll a/b-binding protein, whose protein sequence is MTTATLLADERYWQSLAAAQMRRERLAKAERLNGRLAMLGFIALITSETLLHQGLLVALRL, encoded by the coding sequence ATGACTACTGCAACACTTCTGGCTGATGAGCGGTACTGGCAGAGCCTTGCCGCAGCTCAGATGCGCCGAGAGCGCCTGGCTAAGGCTGAACGCCTGAATGGACGTCTGGCCATGCTCGGCTTCATTGCACTGATCACCAGTGAAACCTTGCTCCACCAAGGGCTGCTGGTGGCGCTGCGTCTCTGA